The window GGGTGCGACCCATCTCGGATTCGGATTCCATGGCCACACCGTAGGGCGCGGAGCGCGACCTGTCGACGGTCGCCACGCCGCCGGTGGGTAGCGTGGGGGCGTGACGCACCGACCCTCGCTCGACCCGGTTGTCGCCGCCGTGCGCCTCGCGGTGCGACGCGGCCTCGCCTCCGTGCCCGACGGATCGCGGATCGTGGTCGGCCTGTCGGGCGGTGCCGACTCGCTCGCCCTCACCGCGGCGACGGTGTTCGAGTCCGCGCGGCGGGGGATCAGGGTGGTCGCGATCACGGTCGACCACGGGCTGCAGGAGGGGTCGGAGGATGCCGCGGAGGCGGCCCGCGACGCCGCGGAGGCTCTGGGCGCCGCGGCGCGAGTGGTCCGGGTGGAGGTGCGGGGCGCCGGTGGTCCCGAGGCGGCGGCCCGCGACGCGCGTTACCGCGCGCTCCGGGACGCGGCGCGGGTGGAAGGAGCGGCGGCGATCCTCACCGGCCACACCCTCGACGATCAGGCCGAGACGGTGCTGCTGGGTCTGGCCCGCGGATCGGGCGCGGCGAGCCTGCAGGGCATGGCAGCGGCATCCGATCTCGACGGGATGCCGCTGCTGCGGCCACTTCTCACCGTGCCCCGCGAGACCACCCGGGCCGCGTGCGCGGCGGAGGGGCTCACGCCCTGGGACGACCCGCACAACGCCGACGCGCGCTTCGCGCGGGTGCGGGTGCGCGAGCGGGTGCTGCCGGTGCTCGAGGCCGAGCTCGGCCCGGGCGTCGCCGAAGCGCTCGCCCGCACCGCCGAGCAGCTGCGGGAGGACGCTGCGGCCTTCGAGGAGATGATCGACGAGACGATCGAAGACATCGTCGAGCACGCCGAGGCGGGCATCGCGGTCTCGGTCGCGGCGCTCGCCGCCAACCCGCCGGCGCTCCGGCACCGCATCATCCGCCACGTCGTGGCCGCCGAATTCGGCGAGAGCCTCACCCGCGTGCAGACCCTCGAGGTCGCGCGCCTGGTCACGGATTGGGCCGGCCAGGGCCCGATCGACCTCCCGGCGTGCCGCGCCGCGCGCGTCGGCGGTCGCGTGGTCTTCACCGCCCGCTGACCGCCCGGGCGCGCCCCCCGCCCCGCTCGGCGCGGAACACTCGGCGCCGTAAGCTGGAGCGCATGCGCGCGGCCGACATCGAAGGCGACATCACCCGGGTTCTGTTCACCGAGGAGGAGATCCGCAGCAAGCTCGACGAGATCGCGGCGCGGGTCGCCGCCGACTACGAGGGCAAGGACGTCGTCCTGGTCGGCGTCTTGAAGGGCGCCATCATGGTGATGGCCGACTTCTCGCGGGCTCTGCCGGTGTCGTACCCGATGGACTGGATGGCGGTGTCGTCGTACGGCACCGGGACCCGCTCGAGCGGTGTGGTGCAGATCCGCAAGGATCTCGACACCGACCTGCACGACAAGCACGTGCTGATCGTCGAGGACATCATCGACTCCGGACTGACCCTCCGCTGGCTGCTCGACAACTTCGCCTCGCGCGGTGTCGCATCCGTCGAGGTGTTCGCGCTGTTCCGCAAGCCGGATGCTGCGAAGGTGCACGTCGACTGCAAGTACGTCGGGTTCGACATCCCCAATGACTTCGTGATCGGCTACGGCCTCGACTACGCCGAGAAGTACCGCAACCTCCGCGACGTCGCGGTGCTCGCGCCGCACGTGTACGCCTGACGCGCCCCGCATCTCGCGTCGATTCCGCCCACGACGAACGCACAGGCCGGGCATAGAGAGCCCGCGATACCCTGAATCCACCGTTGCCGCGGCTCCCGTCACGCCCACGGCTCGTCGAGGAAGGGATCGGGCCCCGCCCGCACCATGAACCTGAAGAAGATCACCAGGAACCCGCTGTTCTACATCGTGCTGATCGGGATCTTCCTGATCGTGGGCTTCTCGCTGATCTCGAGCCTCGGGGGCGCGAGGCAGATCTCCACGCAGGAGGGTCTGGAACTCCTCGACGGCGGCACGGTGACCGAGGTCCTCAACACCGACGGCGACCAGCGCGTCGACCTCACCCTCGCCGAGCCCTACGAGGGCGCCACCGAGGTGCAGTTCTACTACGTCCAGGCCCGCGCCGAAGAGGTCGTCAACGCCATCAACGCCGCGAACCCCGAGGACGGCTTCAACGATTCGGTGCCGCAGCCGTCGTGGTTCGACGGCTTCCTGTCGCTGATGATCCCGCTGCTGCTCCTGGGTCTGCTGTTCTGGTTCCTGCTCTCCAGCGCTCAGGGCGGCGGCAGCAAGGTCATGCAGTTCGGCAAGTCGCGCGCGAAGCTCGTGACGAAGGAGATGCCGCAGGTCACCTTCGTCGACGTCGCCGGGGCCGATGAGGCCATCGAGGAGATGCAGGAGATCAAGGACTTCCTGAAGGACCCGGCCAAGTTCCAGGCGGTCGGCGCCCGCATCCCGAAGGGCGTGCTGCTCTACGGCCCTCCCGGGACCGGAAAGACCCTGCTGGCCCGCGCCGTCGCGGGCGAGGCGGGCGTTCCCTTCTACTCGATCTCGGGTTCGGACTTCGTCGAGATGTTCGTCGGCGTCGGCGCCAGCCGCGTGCGAGACCTGTTCAACCAGGCCAAGGAGAACGCGCCGGCCATCATCTTCATCGACGAGATCGACGCCGTCGGCCGCCACCGCGGCGCCGGCATGGGCGGGGGTCACGACGAGCGCGAGCAGACCCTGAACCAGATGCTCGTCGAGATGGACGGCTTCGACCCCAAGGCGAACGTCATCGTCATCGCGGCGACGAACCGTCCCGACATCCTCGATCCCGCGCTCCTTCGCCCCGGCCGATTCGACCGGCAGATCGGCGTCGACGCCCCCGACCTCAAGGGCCGGCAGAAGATCCTGCAGGTGCACGGCCGCGGAAAGCCGCTGGCCGACAGCGTCGACCTCGAGGTCGTCGCCCGCAAGACCCCCGGGTTCACCGGCGCCGACCTCGCGAACGTGCTCAACGAGGCCGCCCTGCTCACCGCCCGCTCCAACGCGCAGCTCATCGACAACCGCGCGCTCGACGAGGCGATCGACCGGGTCATCGCGGGCCCGCAGCGCCGTACTCGTGTCATGCGCGACAAGGAGAAGCTCATCACCGCGTACCACGAGGGCGGCCACGCCCTCGCCGCGGCGGCGATGAACCACACCGACCCGGTGACGAAGGTCACGATCCTCCCGCGCGGCAAGGCCCTCGGCTACACGATGGTGCTGCCGCTGGACGACAAGTACTCGATCACCCGCAACGAGCTGCAGGATCAGCTCACCTACGCCATGGGTGGCCGCGTCGCCGAGGAGATCGTCTTCCACGACCCCACCACCGGTGCGTCCAACGACATCGAGAAGGCCACCAGCATCGCGCGCAAGATGGTCACCGAGTACGGGATGACCACGCAGGTGGGTCCGGTCAAGCTGGGCCAGTCCTCGGGCGAGGTGTTCATGGGCCGCGACATGGGTCACGGTCGCGACTTCTCTGAGCGCATCGCCGAGCGGGTCGACGC of the Microbacterium invictum genome contains:
- the hpt gene encoding hypoxanthine phosphoribosyltransferase, with the translated sequence MRAADIEGDITRVLFTEEEIRSKLDEIAARVAADYEGKDVVLVGVLKGAIMVMADFSRALPVSYPMDWMAVSSYGTGTRSSGVVQIRKDLDTDLHDKHVLIVEDIIDSGLTLRWLLDNFASRGVASVEVFALFRKPDAAKVHVDCKYVGFDIPNDFVIGYGLDYAEKYRNLRDVAVLAPHVYA
- the ftsH gene encoding ATP-dependent zinc metalloprotease FtsH, with translation MNLKKITRNPLFYIVLIGIFLIVGFSLISSLGGARQISTQEGLELLDGGTVTEVLNTDGDQRVDLTLAEPYEGATEVQFYYVQARAEEVVNAINAANPEDGFNDSVPQPSWFDGFLSLMIPLLLLGLLFWFLLSSAQGGGSKVMQFGKSRAKLVTKEMPQVTFVDVAGADEAIEEMQEIKDFLKDPAKFQAVGARIPKGVLLYGPPGTGKTLLARAVAGEAGVPFYSISGSDFVEMFVGVGASRVRDLFNQAKENAPAIIFIDEIDAVGRHRGAGMGGGHDEREQTLNQMLVEMDGFDPKANVIVIAATNRPDILDPALLRPGRFDRQIGVDAPDLKGRQKILQVHGRGKPLADSVDLEVVARKTPGFTGADLANVLNEAALLTARSNAQLIDNRALDEAIDRVIAGPQRRTRVMRDKEKLITAYHEGGHALAAAAMNHTDPVTKVTILPRGKALGYTMVLPLDDKYSITRNELQDQLTYAMGGRVAEEIVFHDPTTGASNDIEKATSIARKMVTEYGMTTQVGPVKLGQSSGEVFMGRDMGHGRDFSERIAERVDAEVRALIEQAHNEAYEVINANRDTLDKLALALLEKETLDHIELAEIFSGITKLPPRPQWLSSSDRPVSTLPPVDVPRRAEPAGVAASTAAEEPAAEKAPVRRPSGQARPATA
- the tilS gene encoding tRNA lysidine(34) synthetase TilS; its protein translation is MTHRPSLDPVVAAVRLAVRRGLASVPDGSRIVVGLSGGADSLALTAATVFESARRGIRVVAITVDHGLQEGSEDAAEAARDAAEALGAAARVVRVEVRGAGGPEAAARDARYRALRDAARVEGAAAILTGHTLDDQAETVLLGLARGSGAASLQGMAAASDLDGMPLLRPLLTVPRETTRAACAAEGLTPWDDPHNADARFARVRVRERVLPVLEAELGPGVAEALARTAEQLREDAAAFEEMIDETIEDIVEHAEAGIAVSVAALAANPPALRHRIIRHVVAAEFGESLTRVQTLEVARLVTDWAGQGPIDLPACRAARVGGRVVFTAR